The Salvelinus fontinalis isolate EN_2023a chromosome 24, ASM2944872v1, whole genome shotgun sequence genome has a segment encoding these proteins:
- the LOC129822027 gene encoding histone H3.3A, with amino-acid sequence MARTKQTARKSTGGKAPRKQLATKAARKSAPSTGGVKKPHRYRPGTVALREIRRYQKSTELLIRKLPFQRLVREIAQDFKTDLRFQSAAIGALQEASEAYLVGLFEDTNLCAIHAKRVTIMPKDIQLARRIRGERA; translated from the exons ATGGCCCGTACCAAGCAGACAGCCCGTAAATCTACTGGAGGAAAAGCCCCACGTAAGCAGCTGGCCACCAAAGCTGCCCGCAAGAGCGCCCCTTCTACTGGTGGGGTCAAGAAGCCCCATCGCTACAG GCCTGGTACGGTGGCCCTGCGTGAGATCCGTCGGTACCAGAAGTCCACTGAGCTGCTGATCCGCAAGCTGCCCTTCCAGCGCTTGGTGAGAGAAATCGCTCAGGACTTCAAGACTGACCTGCGTTTCCAGAGTGCAGCCATTGGAGCCCTGCAG GAGGCCAGCGAGGCTTACCTGGTTGGTCTGTTTGAGGACACCAACCTGTGTGCTATCCATGCCAAGCGTGTCACCATCATGCCCAAAGACATCCAGCTGGCCCGTCGTATCCGTGGGGAGCGCGCTTAG
- the LOC129822026 gene encoding histone H3.3A: protein MARTKQTARKSTGGKAPRKQLATKAARKSAPSTGGVKKPHRYRPGTVALREIRRYQKSTELLIRKLPFQRLVREIAQDFKTDLRFQSAAIGALQEASEAYLVGLFEDTNLCAIHAKRVTIMPKDIQLARRIRGERA, encoded by the exons ATGGCCCGTACCAAGCAGACAGCCCGTAAATCTACTGGAGGCAAAGCCCCACGTAAGCAGCTGGCCACCAAAGCTGCCCGCAAGAGCGCCCCTTCTACTGGTGGGGTCAAGAAGCCCCATCGCTACAg GCCTGGTACGGTGGCCCTGCGTGAGATCCGTCGTTACCAGAAGTCCACTGAGCTGCTGATCCGCAAGCTGCCCTTCCAGCGCTTGGTGAGAGAAATCGCTCAGGACTTCAAGACTGACCTGCGTTTCCAGAGTGCAGCAATTGGAGCCCTGCAG GAGGCCAGCGAGGCTTACCTGGTTGGTCTGTTTGAGGACACCAACCTGTGTGCTATCCATGCCAAGCGTGTCACCATCATGCCCAAAGACATCCAGCTGGCCCGTCGTATCCGTGGGGAGCGCGCTTAA